One genomic window of Methyloceanibacter sp. wino2 includes the following:
- a CDS encoding YcjF family protein gives MTKAASGKTTSNGADTSRRKPASFRVEDVEIVMAPEPEPLPGTPETEAEVAGLPKLERGLRWGSIFIGALGSLIGLLASLWLYDYVLALIARDDWIGWVAVVLLALVLLALLMIILRELAGLMRLGRLDKIRHEADSAARQNDKPLAIDVTRRLKRFYRGRDDLAWGMQRLAEHENDIMNAEELLRLSERTLVAPLDPVARSIVASSAKRVSVVTAVSPNALVDMMFVAAQNLRMLRKLATLYGARPGFFSLMKLARMVVTHIVLTGGIALGDDVIQQLVGHGLTARLSRKLGEGVFNGALTTRIGIATIDVCRPLPYIEQQRPRFRELVAEVAGLN, from the coding sequence ATGACCAAAGCAGCATCCGGCAAGACCACATCGAACGGCGCCGACACGTCACGGCGCAAACCGGCCTCGTTCCGGGTGGAGGACGTGGAGATCGTCATGGCGCCCGAGCCGGAACCGTTGCCGGGTACGCCGGAGACGGAGGCCGAGGTCGCGGGGCTGCCGAAGCTCGAGCGAGGCCTGCGCTGGGGCAGCATCTTCATCGGCGCGCTCGGCAGCCTGATCGGCCTCCTCGCGTCCCTGTGGCTGTACGACTATGTCCTCGCCCTGATCGCCCGCGACGACTGGATCGGCTGGGTCGCCGTCGTGCTGCTCGCGCTCGTATTGCTCGCGCTGCTCATGATCATCTTGCGCGAACTCGCCGGCCTCATGCGCCTCGGCCGGCTCGACAAGATCCGTCACGAAGCGGACAGCGCCGCGCGTCAAAACGATAAGCCGCTCGCGATCGACGTGACCCGGCGCCTGAAGCGCTTCTATCGCGGCCGCGACGACCTCGCCTGGGGCATGCAGCGTCTCGCCGAGCATGAGAACGACATCATGAACGCCGAGGAGCTCTTGCGTCTCAGCGAGCGCACGCTGGTCGCGCCGCTCGATCCGGTTGCACGCAGCATCGTGGCCTCGTCCGCGAAGCGCGTCTCGGTCGTGACCGCGGTCAGCCCCAATGCGCTCGTCGACATGATGTTCGTCGCCGCGCAGAACCTGCGCATGCTGCGGAAGCTCGCGACGCTCTACGGCGCGCGGCCTGGTTTCTTCTCGTTGATGAAGCTCGCGCGCATGGTGGTCACCCACATCGTGCTGACGGGAGGGATCGCCCTGGGCGACGACGTCATTCAGCAACTCGTCGGGCACGGGCTCACGGCGCGGCTATCGAGGAAGCTCGGCGAGGGTGTTTTCAACGGAGCGCTGACGACGCGGATCGGGATCGCCACGATCGATGTCTGCCGTCCCCTGCCCTATATCGAGCAGCAGCGGCCGCGTTTTCGCGAACTCGTGGCGGAAGTGGCCGGGCTCAACTAA
- the dksA gene encoding RNA polymerase-binding protein DksA has protein sequence MATAKKSKTLPEDYTPSEDEPFMNDLQRAYFRRKLLDWRDEILRSTKETLEHLQNDSEQHADIADRATSESERALELRARDRQRKLIAKIDEALARIDDGTYGYCEETGEPISLKRLDARPIATLSVEAQERHERRERVYRDE, from the coding sequence ATGGCGACTGCGAAAAAGAGCAAAACTCTCCCCGAGGACTACACGCCGTCGGAAGACGAACCGTTCATGAACGATCTGCAACGGGCCTATTTCCGGCGGAAGCTCCTGGACTGGCGCGACGAGATTCTGCGCTCGACCAAAGAAACTCTGGAGCACTTGCAGAACGACTCCGAACAGCACGCCGACATCGCCGACCGGGCGACGTCCGAGTCCGAACGTGCGCTTGAATTGCGCGCACGCGACCGCCAGCGCAAGCTGATCGCCAAGATCGACGAGGCGCTCGCGCGCATCGACGACGGCACCTACGGCTACTGCGAAGAGACGGGCGAGCCAATCAGCCTCAAGCGCCTCGATGCGCGTCCGATCGCGACCTTGAGCGTCGAAGCGCAGGAGCGGCACGAACGCCGCGAGCGCGTCTACCGCGACGAGTAA